From Nitrospirota bacterium, the proteins below share one genomic window:
- a CDS encoding OmpA family protein: protein MNIGLDTERTQCYNSATMNRIRFALILLPLFALTNPPLAISQSVSPEGTRGVWHVQSADRLDLGRWVPSLTGGYFSQKDLVLAAQDHSAILGTAGFTFRPGDESAFRRTEASVVWEGRSYRVNDREVGSKDSVAAFGDPRLRLKWEWLRASPFHMGLGLEARAYSKEESGGMAFSTISPAASILNTLRWSPFAFHLTAGYRLDQSEKAFQSLSPYPSRTNRTAQGIRGDNVWLGGVALELTASRWIQPFVECTAEIDTDGKAFDSNGDRVKVTTSQNPIRLTPGARLQIASARVVLAGDLGILTARFPREETDVPQWTAGLSFQYVRTPRHREFAVVTGRVLDQQSLEPLTASSVLIEDESDERITLDVDPRTGEFRNDQVPPGPHRITAFRPAYKSKSYDLALEAKRQERVEIVLEPEEIVIPEEAPAAKEEEAPPPPLKVVLTKEKIVINQRIQFYFNSVDIKPVSMPIVHEVARIMSEHPEVRLEVQGHTDPTGAEDINELVSWARAEVVYHHMVLLGVDPARLTYKGYGTQRPIAPNESQEGRKLNRRVEFVVPTEGESALPAPPPSAPPTP from the coding sequence ATGAACATTGGTCTCGATACGGAGCGAACGCAATGTTACAATTCCGCGACGATGAACCGGATTCGTTTCGCCCTCATCCTCCTTCCCCTCTTCGCACTGACCAACCCGCCACTCGCAATTTCCCAATCCGTATCTCCCGAGGGCACTCGCGGGGTGTGGCACGTGCAGAGCGCCGACCGCCTCGATCTCGGCCGGTGGGTTCCATCCCTGACGGGCGGCTATTTCTCACAAAAAGACCTCGTTCTCGCCGCGCAGGATCACTCGGCCATCCTCGGCACCGCGGGATTCACGTTCCGTCCCGGCGACGAATCGGCCTTCCGACGCACCGAGGCATCCGTCGTCTGGGAGGGACGCTCCTACCGCGTGAACGACCGTGAAGTAGGCAGCAAGGATTCCGTCGCCGCATTCGGCGATCCTCGCCTGCGACTCAAATGGGAATGGCTTCGCGCCTCACCCTTCCACATGGGCCTCGGCCTCGAAGCTCGCGCATATTCAAAGGAGGAATCGGGTGGCATGGCCTTCTCCACGATCTCACCCGCCGCTTCGATATTGAACACACTCCGATGGTCGCCGTTCGCTTTCCATCTCACGGCAGGATATCGGCTCGATCAGTCTGAAAAGGCATTCCAGAGTCTCTCACCCTATCCCAGCAGGACCAATCGCACCGCGCAAGGCATCCGCGGCGATAACGTTTGGCTCGGGGGCGTGGCGCTGGAACTCACCGCAAGCCGGTGGATCCAACCTTTCGTCGAATGCACCGCCGAAATCGACACGGACGGCAAGGCCTTCGACAGCAACGGCGATCGCGTCAAGGTCACCACCTCCCAGAATCCGATCCGCCTTACGCCCGGCGCGCGCCTGCAAATCGCGAGCGCCCGCGTCGTGCTGGCGGGCGACCTTGGAATCCTCACCGCGCGATTCCCGCGGGAGGAGACGGATGTGCCACAATGGACCGCCGGCTTGAGTTTCCAATACGTCCGCACACCGCGCCATCGAGAGTTCGCCGTCGTGACCGGCCGCGTGCTCGATCAACAATCGCTCGAACCGCTCACCGCCTCCTCCGTGCTCATCGAAGATGAATCCGACGAGCGAATCACCTTGGACGTGGATCCCCGCACGGGCGAGTTCCGGAACGATCAAGTCCCACCGGGTCCGCATCGGATCACCGCCTTCCGGCCCGCGTACAAGTCGAAGAGCTACGACCTCGCCCTCGAGGCCAAACGCCAAGAGCGCGTGGAAATCGTCCTCGAACCGGAGGAAATCGTCATTCCCGAGGAAGCGCCGGCCGCCAAGGAGGAGGAGGCTCCCCCTCCCCCGCTGAAGGTCGTGCTGACCAAGGAGAAAATCGTCATCAACCAGCGGATCCAGTTCTATTTCAATTCCGTCGACATCAAGCCTGTGTCCATGCCGATCGTTCACGAGGTCGCCCGGATCATGTCGGAGCATCCGGAGGTGCGGCTCGAAGTGCAAGGGCACACGGATCCCACGGGCGCGGAGGACATCAACGAACTTGTTTCCTGGGCGCGCGCGGAAGTCGTCTATCATCACATGGTGCTTCTCGGCGTCGATCCCGCAAGGCTCACGTACAAAGGCTACGGCACACAGCGACCGATTGCGCCGAACGAATCTCAGGAGGGACGCAAGCTGAACCGTCGCGTCGAGTTTGTGGTGCCGACGGAGGGGGAGTCGGCCCTCCCGGCCCCTCCGCCCTCCGCACCTCCGACGCCCTAG